The Desulfatiglans sp. genome has a window encoding:
- a CDS encoding biopolymer transporter ExbD: MSAFLRLKRKEMEDGEPNLVPIMNMFLVIIPFLLMSASFYHIKAVNTSIPVLSSGDAGKAGEEDSISLTVVAEFKKESIRLSVMSDRLTDQELQHFKAEYPTVGDSGFPIDKYSSHLKDIKAKYPKSETLILIPDNSTDYETIIRAMDMARKAGDVTLFPNVVLSGSAG, from the coding sequence ATGTCTGCCTTTTTGCGGCTTAAAAGAAAAGAGATGGAGGATGGTGAGCCAAATCTGGTCCCCATCATGAATATGTTCCTGGTCATAATCCCGTTTCTTCTGATGTCTGCAAGCTTTTATCATATAAAGGCTGTAAATACATCCATACCTGTCCTTTCAAGTGGTGATGCAGGTAAGGCCGGTGAAGAAGACTCTATCAGCCTGACTGTTGTAGCAGAATTCAAGAAGGAATCGATCAGGCTCTCAGTCATGAGCGATAGACTGACAGATCAAGAGCTTCAGCATTTTAAAGCAGAATACCCCACTGTAGGCGACAGCGGCTTTCCAATAGATAAATATTCAAGCCATCTAAAGGATATAAAGGCAAAGTATCCTAAGAGTGAAACCCTGATTCTGATACCTGACAACAGCACTGATTACGAGACCATTATTCGCGCAATGGACATGGCAAGAAAGGCAGGGGATGTAACCCTTTTCCCGAATGTAGTTTTATCCGGCTCAGCAGGATAG
- a CDS encoding MotA/TolQ/ExbB proton channel family protein: MFNMISQGGTFMYIILGVSIIALALFFERASYLYFRLKLNMDKAFFGIMKALEKANYSDALKECSKIENHPLGRILKAGLIKSDKKDKDIERAMEEKILREIPRIKARINLLTLFANISTLLGLLGTIQGLMLSFKSVSSASEAMKQEVLASGISVAMLTTAFGLIVAIPCLIAYYVLNNRGEFIIDQFEEKALSLANSLSTLKKDGSI, encoded by the coding sequence ATGTTCAACATGATTTCACAAGGTGGCACTTTTATGTACATAATTCTTGGCGTTTCCATTATCGCCCTGGCCCTGTTTTTTGAAAGGGCTTCATATCTCTATTTCAGGCTCAAACTAAATATGGATAAGGCCTTTTTCGGGATTATGAAGGCACTTGAAAAGGCAAACTACAGTGATGCTCTTAAAGAGTGTTCAAAAATAGAAAACCATCCCCTTGGAAGGATTCTCAAGGCAGGTCTTATAAAATCGGATAAAAAGGACAAGGATATTGAAAGGGCAATGGAAGAAAAGATACTGAGAGAGATCCCAAGGATAAAGGCGCGCATAAACCTTCTCACACTCTTTGCAAATATCTCTACACTACTGGGGCTTCTCGGAACAATACAGGGTTTGATGCTCTCCTTTAAAAGTGTGTCCAGCGCGAGTGAGGCCATGAAACAGGAGGTGCTGGCATCCGGTATATCGGTAGCCATGCTGACCACTGCATTCGGTCTTATCGTGGCGATACCATGTCTTATCGCATATTATGTGTTAAATAACAGGGGTGAGTTCATCATTGACCAGTTTGAAGAAAAGGCCCTCTCCCTTGCAAATTCTCTTTCCACTTTAAAGAAAGATGGGAGCATATAA